In Granulicella mallensis MP5ACTX8, the sequence CGGAGACACATAGGTAAGCGGATTGTAGTGTCCGCTCGCTGCTGCGGGCGTCTCGATATCGGTGCCTACCGCGCGGCTGAACCGGATTGCGCCATCGAAGTACGGTACTCCCAGAGCGCCAAAGAAGCCGATGGGCTGGCCGCTCAGGTAGCGCTGAACGCCTCCGACACGGTATCCACCGATCAAAGCATTGACGAACGAGTTTGAGTTCCCAAGGAATTTCTTGCCCTTGCCTACCGGCAGCTCATACAGGTAGCTGATGACGAAGTTCGTTGGAACATCCTGTGTGCTGAGAGCCCGCTCGGCCTTGAGGTTATAGGGATTCTGCGTTCCACTCTGCCCCAGCACCGTGGCCTGGTAGGGCTGAATGGAATCGGCATCCGTATAGGTCTTCGACCAGGTATAGGACATCAGCACATTGAGGCCATCGCGGAACCGGCGCTCCAGTTTTACTTCCATGGCGTTATAGGTCGACTGCCCACGGTCCTGCAGATAGCTATCGTTATTGAGATAGCCATACTGCGGGAACGGCAGCAGTGCCTGGCCTACCAGCCCATTCGTGATGTTGAAGAAGTTAGCGTAGGGTGCAGTGATCCCGGCAGCAACGGCTGCGGCAGATTGCACCGGAGCGGTAATGGTATCTCCCAGGCTAAAGTTCGACGGGTTGATCGAGTTGGCCCAGTAGACCAGCGACCGAAGCCGTGTTCCACGTTCTCCGAGATAGCCAATCGTCAGGATGAGGTCGGGTGCGAGCTGGGCTTGTGTCTCGAGCGTCCAATTCTGCACCATCGCCGGCTTGCCGTCGGTCTTCGCCACATAGTCAGCAACGGAGGCGCCGCCAACCAGGAGCGCTGGATCAATCGTCGGCGTCAGCGATAGAGGAGGAGGACCGGCATCCAGCGCGCCGGAAGGAACAAAGCCATCCGTATTTTCTCCAGGAGTTACTGTCGTAAAGCCCGCGCTCAGGCCCTGCCCGTAGTCGGCATAGATCAAAGGACCGTACATGATCGAGTACGCGGAACGGATGACAAAGCTATCGTGCAACCAGCCCGGAGCATAGGAGAAACCGATGCGGGGTTCGAAGTCCTTATAGTAGGTCGAGGCAAACTGCTCGTTCTTATTGCCATCGCGTCCCGGGCCAACGCCGCCGAACCTCATCGCACCGAGAATGCCGTTTGCCGCGGGGTTGGGGATCGTCGGATCGAAGCTGGAGATATCACCGTCGGCCTCGTGCCGTGGAGTGTCGATGCTGTAGCGGAAGCCGAGGTTGACTGTCAGGTTCTTCCGCGCCTTCCAGTCGTCCTGCGCATAGGCTGCGTAGTAGTGCTGAATCCAGCGTGGAAAGTGAATCTGCAGCGAGCGGCTGGTATTAGCCGGAGCTCCCAACAGGAAGCTGGCGATACCGTTGCCGCTATCGGCCTCGGCGTTCACCTGATTGGTACCGGCTGTCTGTGAACGAGCGAAGTTGAAGGTTCCCGCTGCCGGGCCGTTGTTGATGTAGCTGAACTGCTGCCAACGGTAGGTGCCGCCAAAACGGAGGCTGTGCTGCCCTTTCTGCCAACTTACGTTGTCGTCCAGCAGAAGAGCGTTGTCGACGTTGTCGTCAAAGTTCGGGCTTCCCAGGCCAGGCAGGTTCTCGCCGATATTGAAGGTCGGGAACGTGGTACCCGGAGAGGTGGTGTTTGGAATACCTAGCTGTGCGTCGTAGTTGATCCCCAGGAGAGAAGCCGGAGCGCTATTGAAGCTGTTGATGCGATTGCCGCCAAAGGTGACCTGGTTGATGAGGTGCGGCGTAATCGTGAAGTCGTATCCGATGCGAAGCAGTTTGGCATAGAAGTCCTGCAACTGCGATCCGCTGTTCACCGGCCCCGGAAGATCCGCGACGCCGGAGTCGAAGTTCTCACGAGCGCTGCCGAAGGCGAAGAGGTGATGGCGCGTGCCGAAGTTCTGGTCGATGCGCAGTGAATTGGCAACCTGATTGACTACCTCATTGGTCGCGTAGGAGTAGTTCTGCGTTCCGCTACCGACATAGTTCTGGCGCGGAATCAGAGCCAGGACCTCCGTTGCGATCTGGCTGCGGCCGATCGGCACCTGGTTATTGACGAAGGGCATGCGGCACTCGACGCCATTCACTCTAGTAGTCGTCGTGGGGTCGAAGATTTGTCCGGAGAGGATTGGATTTCCTGTGCAGGGATTCGTCAGACCGGCGACCGGCGCGCCGAGCGTGGCGGAAAAATCACCGATCGTTCCGTTACTGCCGTTAAGCAATCCGCGTTGCGCGTCGGTCGGAACCGTGGAAAGAACGGTATGGCCAAAGCTGCTGGGAACCTGCTCGAAGCTGAAGAAGAAGAAGGTCTTGTCCCTGCCGTTATAGACATGCGGGATATAAACCGGACCACCTAACGTTACACCGTAATCCTGGTGCATATCGGCAGGGCGGCGGAAAGCCTGCAAGGAATCCTGCGTGCCACCATTGATGATCGCGTTGCCCTTATTGAACCAGTTGTTCGCGTCGAAGATAGTGTTCTTGAAGTAGTCGTACACCGTACCGTGATACGAGTTCGTGCCTGACCGGGTCTTGAAGTTTGCGATACCTCCGGTGGTGCGCCCCAGGTACGACGGCAACGCCAGAGTCTCTACGCGGAACTCTTCGATGGCATCGAGAGAGGGCGTCATCTGGTCGAAGAACCCTGTTCCATTCTCAGAGCGCTGCGTGCTGATGCCGTCGAGCAGGTTATCGCTGCCGAAGGTCTGGCCGCCACCAATCTTGACATAGGTTGTGCCGCCATTCGTACCCGTCCCCACCGCTCCAGGAGTCAGGAGGGTAAGCGCCACCAGGGAGCGCATGGCACCCCCAGCAAGAGAAGGCAGATCCTGAACCTGGGCTTCCGTCAGCACCGTGCCGATGTCGGAGGTCTCCGTCTCCAGCGATGGACCGTTGGCGACCACCGTCACGGTCTCGCTGACCGCTCCGGCCGACAGCGTAAAGTCATGCGAGGCACGTGTGGTTACATAGACCGGCAATCCCGTGACCTGCGCTGCTTTGAAGGTGGGCGCGGTAACGCTGATGTCGTAGTTACCTGGACGCAGCGAGGTGAAGACATAGGCACCCGAAGACGAGGTCGTGGTCTTGTAGACCGAACCCGACTGTCGCTCAGTCGCAGTCACCTGGGCTCCAGGAATGACGCCGCCTCCGGAGTCGGTCACGGTTCCAGCCATCGATCCGGTGTTGATCTGGGCTGAGGCGATCATCGAGCCCAAACAAAGGAGGATCAGGAACACTCCTAATTTCACTGTGGTTTTATAAAAAACAGTCATAACACTCCTCTAAAAAGTCCTTGCCACGCAGCCCAGTGCCCTATGGGAAAACATTTACTCAGGTAAGTTTCGGATTGAATCCCAAAAAGACAGTCATGTTTCAAAACTCTTAAGTAAACCTTTTCTCAAGTGACTGGAGACGTTCTCTCGATGGAACATTTCCGCGTTTCTTCTAGCGCGATTTTTATATCGGCTGCCAACTGCGAGTGTCAAGCGGGTTTCGAAAAGCCTGCAAAATCGGGGCTTGAGTTCCCTTCTGCACGGTCTACAGCGAGCGAACCATGGCAGTCGAGGCTGGCGCAAATATACTGAAGGCACCGATGCCGACCACAGTGATCGTCGTAGAGTACGATCCAAGCTGGCCTGCGCTCTTCCGGTTCTTTTACGAGCGGCTGGCGAGGACGCTTGGCAGTATGGCTGTCACCATAGAACATGTCGGCAGCACTGCCGTTCCGCATCTGGCAGCGAAGCCCATCATCGATATCGATGTGCTTCTGGCAGATGAGGCAGACCTACCAGCAGCTATCAATCGGCTTGCAAACATTGGCTATGGTTACCAGGGAGACCTTGGCATTCCAGGGCGTGAGGCTTTCCTGGCGCCTGCGCAGGATACTCCTCATCATCTCTATGTTTGCCCGCCACAAAGCCGAGAGTTTCAAAGACACCTGGCCTTCAGAGACTATCTTCGAGCCCACCCTGAAGAGGCGAAAAAATATGGCGATCTGAAGCGGGCACTTGCGTTGGAATTCAAGGACAATCGCTCTGCTTATATTGATGGAAAAAGTGAATTTGTAGCCAGGATGACCGACCGAGCGATGGCGGCCAAGGCAAGAGTCTAGCGATTTCGAGTTGCGTGTGACTTGGCAGCGGCGATAACTTCCTACAAGCCGACTTCTGAGGACCAACACTCCTTGAATATCTTAGGCACCGGTCTCGTCCTCCTTAGTGGGCGATGGGCTGGATAACCTCGAAGAGGTTACCCCAGGGATCGGCAAAGAACGCGACGCGCAGACCCATTGCGGGTACGTCGTGTGGCTCGCTGGCGATGGTCACATCGCGGCGTTTCAATTCGTCGATGACGGCATCCACGCTATCGACGCTGAAACCCGGGTGATGCCACCCAGACATGTTGTAGCTGTCATGCAGATCTTTATAGGCAAGACGTTCTGCTGCGCCCTGGCCAGCCATCAACTCGAAATGAAAACTATCGTCTCCGGCAGGATAAAGAAAGCCGAAGTTGAGCCCGGCCACTGACACTGTCTGCTTCGACCGAAAATCGAGCTTGTCGGCATACCAGGCAACCGCTATGTCGAAGTCCGGCACGCGAATGGCTGCGTGGTTGATCTTCAAAGAAGCAAGAGGGCTGGAAGCAGGTGGCGTGCTGAGTGTGGTCATTGTTTTTCCTTAGGGAATGCCGTTATCGCCAATTAAAGCGCCTTCATTTCGAGCCAGGAACGCATGGCTTCGGTCACTTCCGCCTTGCGTTCGAGAGGCAGCCAGTGGCCCGAAGGCAGACTTGTCACGGTGAGGTCCTGGCACGCGCCGCGCATCGGCTCTCCGAACCGGTTGTGGGTGATATCGCAGAGACCGTCGAACTCGCCGTTAATAAACAGCACCGGCTGGCGCAGCCTGCCGCCATCCGGCGCCTTGTACGCGTAGGCGATGTTGGCGTTGTCGTTCAAATACCAGGAGTTTCCGGGCCGGAATCCGGTGATGCGGAAGGCTTCGACCAGAGTGTCAAAGTCAGCAGATGGCCAGAGTGCGGGGTCAGGCTGCACGGCTGGAGCATGATGCGCCGATCCGAACCAACCACCATTGCGCGTAATGATCGCAGACCTGTACACCTTGCCTACGGATTCGGGGTTCCCGCTGCGGTATATCGCCGCGAGAGTCGCCGGGATGTCAGCATCGAAGTCGGTGACCGTCTGGTCGAAGTGGCTCAGGTAGAAGTGGTAATAGTCCCACTGCCCGTCCGGATACTGATCGGCGGGATAGAGCTCGCGGTCGATGAGCGGCAGCTGATTGGGTAGCGCGAAGCCTTCCGGTACATAGGGGACAGAGATAAAGACAACGCAGCGGCATCGTTCCGCGTGATGCGCGGCCAGCGCTCCGACAACCGGGCTTCCGAGGTCATGCCCAACCCAGATGGCCGGGCTAGCGCCTAGATGATCATGCAGCTCGGTCATGTCGTCAACGATCTCTTCCAGCGTGTAGACCTCGGGGGCGAGCGGCGCAGATGAACCTCCATAGCCGCGCATGTCGGGCGCGATGCAGTGCCAGCCTTCGGACGCGAAGGCCTCGACCTGCGCGCGCCACACCAAGCCGATCTGTGGCCAGCCGTGGAGGAAGAACATCAATGGGCCACCGGCAGGTCCGGCCTGCCAGTAGTGCGTTGTGTGACGTGGTGAACTGAAAGTGGTGTCAGTGAGTGGGAAAGATGTTGCCATCGCGAACTCCTTAGGAAGGGTTCACCGTACGCAGGAACTTCACAAGCTGTTCGTTGACTTCGGCGGAGGCCTCGTGTTGTATCCAATGGCCTACATTGTCGAGTTCCAGGTTCCCGACGAGCCCCGGAAGCCCGGCCCGCAGCTTTTCGGCAGGGGGATAAAGCGCCCTCAGGCCGTCGGCCTTTCCGGAGATGTAAAACGAGGGCTGGGTGATCTTCGCGCCTTTCCATGCGGCGGACAGACCGAAATAGAGCTCGGCGGCACGATAGTAGTTCAGCGCACCGTGAAAGCCGGTGTGCTGGAACTCCGCTATATTGTGAGCCACATAATCCGGGTCCACCCATGAGGGCAATGGCTTAGGAGCGGGACGGTGAAGACTTCGTGCAAGATCCAGAGGGTTCCATCGCGTGTCAGCCGGAGCAGAACCCGATGCCCAATACAAGATCCCAGGAATCGTAACGGCAGCATCTGCCCAAATCTGGTCTGCTTCCGGTTTGATCTGTTCGAACATATAAAAATCGTTTTCATGCCCGGTCGTGCGCATGCGCTCGAAGACGCTGACATCTCCGCGCGGAAAGTAAGGCACGCTCAAGCAGAATACCGCTGTGAATCGATCCGGTCGCATCATGGCGGCATTCCATGCATGCGTCGCACCCCAGTCGTGACCCACGATCACAGCACTGGAAATGCTTAGCGCATCGAGGAGCCCGACCAGGTCACCCGCCGTATGCAGCGGAGTGTACAAAGCGGGGTCGCGTGGCGCTGAGCTGCGCCCGTACCCGCGCATATCCGGAGCGATCGCTCGATAGCCGGCTGACGCGACGGCTTTCATCTGCTGTCGCCACGTATAAGAAGTGTCCGGAAACCCGTGACAGAAAAGAACGACTGGCCCGGCCCCCAGCTCGGTTACATGCAGGGAGATGCCATTCGCGGCGATATCGTACTCTTTGAGTTCCATCGTTCCTCCAATTTCCATCATAGAAGGCGACCATCGTCCTGTAGCCGCAAAGACAGGTACTGAGAAACGCGTTTATCGTCAGCAATAAATCACTGATGAGAAGCCGACTTGTGAGGTCTCCCAACAGGGGGATAACTCTAGTTCGCGGTAGGGGTCTCCTCCATGTGGTCGATCACCAGAACCGGGTAGGGACGTTTGGTCTTTTCTAATTTCAGGCCCAGCTGTCTGCTAATAGCGTCGAAGACGGAGAGGGCGCCATTGGGGTCTGAGCTGTTGGGGTCGGCACTTCCGCCGGTATTGGGAAGGATCTTGTCGGCGGAGCTGAAGCTGAGCGTGAAGTCGTAGGAGCCCTTGAGGCCGGTGCCGTCGACGACGGGATTGTAGATGTACCCACCGGCTACGTGCTGGAGCTCGTCGCCGATCTGGGGGATAGTCATATTCTGGCAGGTGATGAGCCGGTTGAGGACGGGACTCTCGACCCGAGGGTCTTTGCCGTCAGGACCTGGGCCCTCCTTACATCTGGTACGCTCGGTCGGGTCGAGGGTGGGCTTGAGTCTGGGCTTAATGGCTATCAGAGTGTAGGCGGTGACCGGACGATCCTCCATGTGCCATTTCATCTGAAAACGCTCGGCGATCAAGGCCCGAAGCATACTGCGGAGGTCTTCAAAGTTGATCAGGTTGCCGGAGGCGAATTTGTCGACGCGAACGTTGGCTCCGGCCTTGGCGAGGAAGTCGAACTTAGCGGTGTCGAGCCATTTGGGAGCGTTAGCGATACTCTCTTTGTTGTTCGGATTGAGGTCCCAGCCGAAGGTCAAGAGAAACATGAGAGGAATCGCGCGGGTCTCAACCTGGTTGCCGGTGATGCGGGCATAGCCCTTCTCATCGGGAGCGCTGGGTTTGATCACGGCGACTTCGAAGGGTGCCGCAGGCGGCTCGGGAAGAGCTTCGGCTATATTGGCGGCGTTGGGAGTAGGAGTTTCGTCAACGCTCGCAACCTGGAAGACGGGGCGGGGTGCCGTTTTGAGTTCCAGCTTGAGGCCTAATTGCTTTTCTACGGCGGCGAAGATGGAGATGCCGTCGGCACCCTGCTTCTCAAGCTGATCGCGCCCCGTCCACTTGATGGTGAAGTCCCAGCCTCCGGCAAGGTTGGTTTCATCCACAACAGGTTGATCGAGATATCCGCCTGCGAAGGTATGAAGGGTATCGGCGAGAGACGCCATGGTGAGGTTCTTGCAGCTGACGGTGATATAGGACGGAGCGCCGGCGGGAGGATTTTGCGGCGGAGGAAGAGGGACACAGGAGCTTTCGCCGTTCCCTTCCGACTCGGTCATCTTCGGCTTTCCGGGGGCAGAGAGGATGTAGGTCGGCATAGGAGCAGTGCCGGTTTTGACGACAAGGTGAAAACGGGTGGCGAGCAGGGTACGAAGCATGAGCTTGACGTCGTCCTGTGTGGTCTTGGGAGGGACTGTGGCACGGATATCGTAGCGATCGCGCTCGAGCCAGGTGGGACCTCCGTTCACGTTGACGGCATCGACTCCATAAGCGGTGGCAATGAGATCGACCATGGTGGCCTGGGTGAGAAAGTAGCGGTCGCCCTGGATGGAGTTGCCGTGCATGAACGGGTTGGACGTGAACGGACTCGTGTGGACGTCGGCGATGACGAAGGATTTGGAGACGGCAGCGGGCTGGGCCATTGACGAGACCGAGACTGAAAGAAGCGCGAAAAGGGCGAAGGCTGCTCGCATGGAAACCTCAGGGGTGATGCAAATTGAAGACTGAATGCAACCGGACCAAACGCGTAAGGGGCAGGTTAAGATTGCCCTGGATAACAGCGGTGTTGAGTTTATCCCTATAAGCAGTGCTTTCGACGACTGTACTCGGTGATAGACGCTGAGGGATCGGATTCGTCTTGAGAAACGCTCTTCTTGTCAGTATGTATAACAGAGCTTTGTTTCTTTTGATCAGCGGCTCTATGGCTTCTCCGGCCAGGAGTGTCTTGGGTATCGACGCATCAATTCGCGGCGCACCTCGGGATAGAGCCTCTCCCAGAATCCGGCCAGATCGGTTGTTGTCTGCACGGCCCGTTGATTCGGCGCGAGCAGATGAACGACGACGGGAGTTCTATCCGACCCGATCCTTGGAGTCTCACGCATGCCGAAGAAGTCCTGCAGGCGCGAAGCGATCCAGGGAGGCTTGCCGCGTTCGTAGTGAATCTTCGTCTGTCGCCCACCTTGCAGCCGAACGCTGACAGGCGCAAGCTCACGAAGCGCTCGCGCATCTATTGTCTGTTCGAGTGCGGGGATGAAATCTTTTGCGGCATCTTTCAGTTCCGCAAAGCTCTTCAGCCCGAGGCACAGGTTCTTTAATGCCTGCTGCAGGTCCGGCGGCTCCAGGCCTGCGAACTCGATACGCGCCATGAAATCGGAGAGCACGTCTCCCTCGACAAAACGGTCGAGGCCAACCTCCATCGCCTTTTCGGAGAGCAGATCGGCGGCGGCTTCCACGTCAGGGATCGCGTGGCGAGCCTCCTGGATCGTCAGGTCGTCGTAGAACAGAGCACTGACCTCCTCCACCCTCTCCGACGTGCGATTCCACGTCACACCGGATTGCTCGCGCACACGATCCGGGAACAGGTCGATCAGCCACTCCGGCTCAATGCGTGAGGTCATGCGAACCAGCGGCAGCGGCTTCTCTTTGCGGTCTTCGACATCGATCGCGACCATGAATTCATAGGCCGGAGGTTCGCCCGCAACCTCCGCCGAAACTCCCGTTGAAAGTTGAATCTGGCTCCCTGCCCGCCTACGGGCCACACGATCTGGAAAGCCAAGCAGCACGGACATCAGGAGCGCATCGTCCTCGTGGCTGCTCTGTCGCGGAGGACGAGCGATTCTGCGGAGTTGCTGTATCTGTTGCGTGGTCCGGTAGTCCATCGGCTGCTCCATTGCAGCGAGGAGATCGTTCTTTTCAGAGCGCGCTCCGGAGCCAAGCAATGCGGCCACAGTACAGCCGTCTTCCCCTGCCTTTCGTTCCATCGACTCGACGAGGACGCGCGACAACCTTGGCGACAAGGGATAGCGCGACAATCGTCGAGCCATCTCCCCGCTAGCCCCGAGGCGATCGAGCAGCAGCTCGGCGTTTTGGACCGCTGCCAGAGGAGGAGCATCGAGCCAATCCACCTGGCTGAAGTGCTCGATACCCAGCACCCGCAACGACAGGCAAAGCTCAGAGAGATCGCTGCGTAGAATCTCCGGCGTATCGTGCTCGGGCCGTCGCAGAAAGTCTTCCTCCGGATAAAGTCGCAACACGCGACCCGGTCCTGTGCGTCCCGCACGACCGGCCCGCTGCTTCGCCGATGCCCTGCTGATCCTGCCGATATGCAGGGTCGGTAACCCTGTCCACGGAGAATAGGTCGCAAAGCGTGCCTGTCCACTATCGATGACCGCGCTGACTCCCTCTACAGTGACGGAGCTCTCCGCGACATTCGTGGCCAGGATCAGCTTTCGCTGCGGACTGGGGGAGATGGCTCGATCCTGTTCCGCAGGAGAGAGGTCTCCATGCAATGGAAGCACCACTAACTCATGCTTGCGTGCAATGGGCTCGCACTCGCGCATCGTGCGCCTGATCTCGGCGACGCCAGGCAAAAAGGCCAGGGTGTGGCCCTTTTGCCCGTCTGCCAGTAATAGGTCCATGGCGTTCCTTACCTGCACAGGAAGCGGCTCCGAAGAGTAGGCCAGATGTTGGATGGAGAGTTCGAAGAGTCTTCCCTCCGACCGCAGAGAGGGACAGTCTTCCAGATATCGAGCGATGGGCGCGGCATCGAGAGTGGCGGACATCACTACGATCCGCAGATCGGGACGTGTGCGCTGCAGGCGCTTCAAGAGTGCGAGTGCGAAATCGCTGTCGAGATGGCGCTCGTGGAACTCGTCGAGTACGACCGCGTCCACTCCTTTCAGACTGGGATCGGAGAGCAGACGCCGGATCAGGATTCCTTCGGTAACAAACCGCAGCCGTGTGCGTGGCCCGCTGACGTCTTCAAAGCGGACCTGGTAGCCAACGGTTTCGCCAGCCTGCTCGCCAAGTTCCGCCGCCACTCTCCGCGCAGCCAGACGAGCCGCGATCCGGCGCGGTTCCAGGACTACGACTTCACCTTTTACGGAGGCGAGAATGGCAGGCGGCACGCGGGTCGTCTTGCCCGCGCCCGGTGGGGCTTCGATCACGAGGTTGGGATTTCGCTCAAGAGAGGCAATGATCTCCGGTAAGAGAGCGTCCACCGGAAGAGAAGGTCTGGAGTTCACTGATTTCATCGAACCACGGCGCTTCGTCGCCGTCAATCTATCGATGGATAGTGGGAGGTGCTTACTTTCTCCCGCCAGGAGTGCTTTGCTTGTACAGCTTGGCATAGAGATGCTTGGTCACCTGGTAACAGTCGCAAGCCGCGGCTTCGAGATTTTCGCGATTGAGGATCTTCACCCGTCCACGCTGGTATTCGATCAGCCCACTGCGTTGAAGAGATCCGGCCACCAGGGTAACGGTCGAACGCTGCGCTCCAAGCATCATCGCCAGAAACTCCTGCGTGAGGTTCAAAACATCGGACTGGGTCCGGTCCTGCACCATGAGCAACCAACGCGCCAGCCGCTCCTCTGCTTCATGAAAACGATTACAGCCAGCAAGTTGGCTAAGGCTCAGAACCTGCTCCTGGATGAATTCGTTCGCACGATCTCGTACGTCTTCTGACGATCGAAACGCCTTCTTCAACTCCGAGAAGGGGATCTTGAGTCCGGTTCCATCCAACTGCATGAAGCAATGGGTGGGAACAAGCCCAGGCCCCAAAAGCTGCAGGCTACCTACGATTCCCTCTCGTCCGATGATCCCCACCTCTGCCGTCGCACCACTCGACATCGTGCTGACAACCGAGGCAATGCCCGAGGTCATGAAGTAAGCATGCGAGGGAACCTCCTCCGCGTTGTACAGCACCGTCTTGAGAGGAAGAGTAACCGGAGTGGAGCGTTCCAGAAGAAACTCGCGGTTTTTAGGGGAAAGTGAAGCCAGAAAGAGGTTCGCGTGCGATGCAATCATTTCAGTCCTTTGAGTCAGTTCGCAAAGGACGCCCTTTCGAGGAAGGGGCTGGTTACCTCTTTGATTTGGAACGAGTTAGTCTCGCTGACTTGTGATTGACCATATACCTCGGAAGATGGGAACTCTGTTCGATACCAGACCAAACGACCCTCGAAAGAGAGGGTAAATCGAAAAAAATTGCTTTTAGCATTTGCGGCAATATTTCGTCTGTTCGATATGCAACATAACGCTGCTTCATGCCGTCCTATTTGTAACGAAGCCTTACTGGTCTGCGGAGAAAAGGTTCTCTAAATAAATTAGACACCGCGATTGCCTGTGTTCTCTTCAGCGCATCATACGTGGGAAGAACGGTGGGAGAACCGTAATGGATGTAGCTACTATTTCGGGTCTGCAGTCCAAGCTGGGGTTACTAGCCGATGTCTTGCAAAAGGTGGAAGAACGCGCCACGGCCGGTCAACTGGCTCTTGAGATGATCCACGAGATCAAAAATCCTCTCGAAGCGCTGGGCCACCTGACATACCTTGCCTCTCAAGAGGCCGATAATCCAGAAAAAGTAAGAAAGTACATGCTTCTGGCCGAAGAACAGATGATGACCTTGGACCATGTCGTCGGACAGACGCTCGGATTCGCGAGGTCTTCTCAGGCTCCAAAACCCATTGATTTGGCGATCCTGGCAGAGGCAGCTCTTCGCATTCATCAGAGAACGATCGACACGAGAAAGATACGCCTTGTAAAAGATCTGCCCCAGGGCCTGGTAGCCGAGGTCTATCGTGGGGAGATCCTGCAGGTCATCTCAAACCTGATCGTCAATGCGCTCGATGCCCTTCCCGCTGACGGTGCTGTGTGTATCCGGCTTCGCAAGCGTCGGGGCGAAATTCATGTCATCGTCTCCGATAATGGTCATGGCATTCCAACCGAACACAGGGACGAGATCTTCCAGCCCTTCTTCACGACGAAAGCCGATCGCGGCACGGGGCTGGGCCTGGCGCTCTCGAGAAAGATTATCGAACACCACCATGGCAGGATATGTATGCAAAGCCGCGTGCACCCGGGCCGAAGCGGCACGATCTTCAAGATCTGTCTTCCGGCAAAAGCCGAGTCCATCTGCTGATCTAGACCGTAATTCCACTTTCGAACTCTGCGTAGTTATCGAGATGGTCCTTGATGATGTGGTAGCACTCGCAAGCTTTCTTTTCGAGTCCCTCAACATCGAGGATAGAGATTGCCCCCCGGTTGTACTCGATCAATCCCTCTTCTTTCAGATGGCCGGCAGCTAAAGAGACCGTGGGCCGAGTTGTTCCCAGCATATCTGCGAGAGATTCCTGCGGCATCTTGAAATGGTTCGTATGCGCTCGGTCCGCGCAGAGCAGCAACCAACGGGCCAGGCGCTGCTCCAGATTATGCTTTGCATTGCAGCCCGTCGACTGGGCCGTCTGCACAAGCTGCGCCTGAACATATCTCAAGGCCAGGGATTGGAAGGTTCCACCAGCACGAAACTCCGCTCGCGCAACCTCGACCGGAGAAGAGTATCCGTGACCTGCGATCTGCGTATAGACGCGATTGAGGCTTCGTTTCGTTCCCATGAGAGCGGAGACGCCGATTACCCCTTCATAGCCGAACATCCCGACCTCAACCTGCGACCCATCCTTGAAGGTTGTGGTCATAGAGGCCATCCCCTCCTCCACGAAGAAGACATGGTGGATTGGTGCGCCAGGAAACTCGATCTCGTGTCCCAATTCAAAAGTGACTGGAGACAGACAGAGGCGAGCGATTACCTCTGCTTCGAGGTTTCTCAAAAGCGAGTTCTTGAATGTGTAAGAGCGCAAGCTAGAGCCTCGCAGCCGGATAGACCCGTTCCCCCAGTATGCGCTTCTATGGCTGAACGCAAAGCTTCAGACTCAGAGCCCGGCGATGAGGAAACGCGGATCCAGAGAAATCAGGCCAATCTCTTCCGCATAAGCCGATATCAGGGCTTGGGGAGATCGCTTGCCAAG encodes:
- a CDS encoding TIGR03435 family protein translates to MRAAFALFALLSVSVSSMAQPAAVSKSFVIADVHTSPFTSNPFMHGNSIQGDRYFLTQATMVDLIATAYGVDAVNVNGGPTWLERDRYDIRATVPPKTTQDDVKLMLRTLLATRFHLVVKTGTAPMPTYILSAPGKPKMTESEGNGESSCVPLPPPQNPPAGAPSYITVSCKNLTMASLADTLHTFAGGYLDQPVVDETNLAGGWDFTIKWTGRDQLEKQGADGISIFAAVEKQLGLKLELKTAPRPVFQVASVDETPTPNAANIAEALPEPPAAPFEVAVIKPSAPDEKGYARITGNQVETRAIPLMFLLTFGWDLNPNNKESIANAPKWLDTAKFDFLAKAGANVRVDKFASGNLINFEDLRSMLRALIAERFQMKWHMEDRPVTAYTLIAIKPRLKPTLDPTERTRCKEGPGPDGKDPRVESPVLNRLITCQNMTIPQIGDELQHVAGGYIYNPVVDGTGLKGSYDFTLSFSSADKILPNTGGSADPNSSDPNGALSVFDAISRQLGLKLEKTKRPYPVLVIDHMEETPTAN
- the hrpB gene encoding ATP-dependent helicase HrpB, yielding MKSVNSRPSLPVDALLPEIIASLERNPNLVIEAPPGAGKTTRVPPAILASVKGEVVVLEPRRIAARLAARRVAAELGEQAGETVGYQVRFEDVSGPRTRLRFVTEGILIRRLLSDPSLKGVDAVVLDEFHERHLDSDFALALLKRLQRTRPDLRIVVMSATLDAAPIARYLEDCPSLRSEGRLFELSIQHLAYSSEPLPVQVRNAMDLLLADGQKGHTLAFLPGVAEIRRTMRECEPIARKHELVVLPLHGDLSPAEQDRAISPSPQRKLILATNVAESSVTVEGVSAVIDSGQARFATYSPWTGLPTLHIGRISRASAKQRAGRAGRTGPGRVLRLYPEEDFLRRPEHDTPEILRSDLSELCLSLRVLGIEHFSQVDWLDAPPLAAVQNAELLLDRLGASGEMARRLSRYPLSPRLSRVLVESMERKAGEDGCTVAALLGSGARSEKNDLLAAMEQPMDYRTTQQIQQLRRIARPPRQSSHEDDALLMSVLLGFPDRVARRRAGSQIQLSTGVSAEVAGEPPAYEFMVAIDVEDRKEKPLPLVRMTSRIEPEWLIDLFPDRVREQSGVTWNRTSERVEEVSALFYDDLTIQEARHAIPDVEAAADLLSEKAMEVGLDRFVEGDVLSDFMARIEFAGLEPPDLQQALKNLCLGLKSFAELKDAAKDFIPALEQTIDARALRELAPVSVRLQGGRQTKIHYERGKPPWIASRLQDFFGMRETPRIGSDRTPVVVHLLAPNQRAVQTTTDLAGFWERLYPEVRRELMRRYPRHSWPEKP
- a CDS encoding Crp/Fnr family transcriptional regulator; amino-acid sequence: MIASHANLFLASLSPKNREFLLERSTPVTLPLKTVLYNAEEVPSHAYFMTSGIASVVSTMSSGATAEVGIIGREGIVGSLQLLGPGLVPTHCFMQLDGTGLKIPFSELKKAFRSSEDVRDRANEFIQEQVLSLSQLAGCNRFHEAEERLARWLLMVQDRTQSDVLNLTQEFLAMMLGAQRSTVTLVAGSLQRSGLIEYQRGRVKILNRENLEAAACDCYQVTKHLYAKLYKQSTPGGRK
- a CDS encoding sensor histidine kinase, with protein sequence MDVATISGLQSKLGLLADVLQKVEERATAGQLALEMIHEIKNPLEALGHLTYLASQEADNPEKVRKYMLLAEEQMMTLDHVVGQTLGFARSSQAPKPIDLAILAEAALRIHQRTIDTRKIRLVKDLPQGLVAEVYRGEILQVISNLIVNALDALPADGAVCIRLRKRRGEIHVIVSDNGHGIPTEHRDEIFQPFFTTKADRGTGLGLALSRKIIEHHHGRICMQSRVHPGRSGTIFKICLPAKAESIC
- a CDS encoding Crp/Fnr family transcriptional regulator codes for the protein MTTTFKDGSQVEVGMFGYEGVIGVSALMGTKRSLNRVYTQIAGHGYSSPVEVARAEFRAGGTFQSLALRYVQAQLVQTAQSTGCNAKHNLEQRLARWLLLCADRAHTNHFKMPQESLADMLGTTRPTVSLAAGHLKEEGLIEYNRGAISILDVEGLEKKACECYHIIKDHLDNYAEFESGITV